The following are from one region of the Natronosporangium hydrolyticum genome:
- a CDS encoding MFS transporter, with protein sequence MSALGRRYWLVWSAAIQSNLADGIFLIALPLLAARYTDSPALIAGVALAGRLPWLLFALHAGALVDRIDRRSTMRNVNLVRSVTLGVLGVAVFTGAVTLPLLFAVAFVLGVAETLFDTSAQSLVPRLVAPDQLQRANGRLYAGEVTANGFAGPSLGGLLAGLSVAVAFAVSGLAYAGAAAALSLVKGRFRPYRERRTGLHRDIREGLSYLAGHRVLRTLAVVGGLTNMAWFAWQSVLVLYAVDPGPMGLSEFGYGLLLTAGAAGSVLGSFFVDRMTRLFGRARLLQLCLVGWAVWLGGPALSTNPWLVGALVVVGSAAGMWWNIISVSYRQRVVPDAMLGRVNAAYRLFAWGAMPVGAALGGLLGELFGLRALFSVTALGTLVLVVPLRLIVTERSLQN encoded by the coding sequence ATGAGCGCGCTCGGTCGCCGCTACTGGCTGGTATGGAGCGCCGCCATACAATCCAATCTGGCCGACGGGATCTTCCTGATTGCGTTGCCACTACTCGCGGCCCGCTATACCGACTCGCCAGCGCTGATCGCCGGGGTAGCCCTCGCCGGCCGCCTGCCGTGGTTGCTGTTCGCGTTACACGCGGGTGCCTTGGTGGATCGCATCGACCGCCGGTCGACCATGCGGAACGTCAACCTAGTGCGGAGCGTGACGCTCGGGGTGCTCGGCGTCGCCGTGTTTACCGGCGCCGTGACGCTTCCGCTGCTGTTCGCGGTCGCCTTCGTCCTCGGCGTGGCGGAGACCTTGTTCGACACCTCGGCGCAGTCGCTCGTTCCTCGCCTGGTCGCCCCGGACCAGTTGCAGCGGGCCAACGGCCGCCTCTACGCCGGGGAGGTCACGGCCAACGGGTTCGCCGGGCCGTCCCTGGGCGGTCTCCTCGCTGGCCTGTCGGTCGCGGTCGCGTTCGCGGTCAGCGGCCTCGCCTACGCGGGTGCCGCGGCGGCGCTGTCGCTGGTGAAAGGCCGGTTCCGGCCGTACCGTGAGCGACGGACCGGGCTGCACCGAGACATCCGCGAGGGTTTGTCCTATCTGGCTGGTCACCGGGTGCTCCGGACCCTGGCGGTCGTCGGTGGCCTGACCAACATGGCCTGGTTCGCCTGGCAATCGGTGCTGGTGCTGTACGCCGTCGACCCCGGCCCGATGGGCCTGAGCGAGTTCGGCTACGGCCTACTGCTGACGGCCGGTGCCGCCGGCAGCGTCCTTGGATCCTTCTTCGTTGACCGGATGACGAGGCTCTTCGGGCGTGCCCGGCTGCTGCAGCTGTGCCTGGTCGGGTGGGCGGTGTGGCTGGGCGGGCCGGCGCTGTCGACCAACCCCTGGTTGGTCGGAGCGCTGGTGGTCGTGGGATCGGCGGCCGGGATGTGGTGGAACATCATCTCGGTCTCCTACCGGCAGCGGGTGGTGCCGGACGCGATGCTGGGCCGGGTGAACGCGGCGTACCGGTTATTTGCCTGGGGGGCGATGCCGGTGGGTGCGGCGCTCGGCGGTCTGCTCGGTGAGCTGTTCGGGCTCCGGGCCTTGTTCTCCGTCACCGCGCTGGGGACACTGGTGCTGGTGGTGCCGCTGCGTCTGATCGTCACCGAACGGTCGCTCCAGAACTGA
- a CDS encoding GIY-YIG nuclease family protein — protein sequence MTVPETRPDDIPTDAARVNEALRLLSGEPIGLDVTAKRLSRGSGVYAFWADPSILPDLPGPPNKSVPSLRLLYLGKATSLRGRILRNHLRRSGSSTLRRTLAGLLVSEGYRTTWTDRVVLVAEDEARLTAWMSAHLRLTWAEDAEPATIEAELVRRVHPPLNVHGVDPEHIQAAVVAAKNSYNASSHPVEPSRTP from the coding sequence ATGACCGTTCCCGAAACGCGACCCGATGACATCCCCACCGACGCAGCTCGGGTCAACGAGGCCCTGCGGCTACTCTCCGGCGAGCCGATCGGCCTCGATGTCACCGCCAAACGGCTCAGCCGCGGCAGCGGTGTCTACGCCTTCTGGGCTGATCCGTCGATCCTTCCCGACCTCCCCGGGCCGCCGAATAAGTCCGTCCCGTCGCTACGGCTGCTGTACCTCGGAAAGGCGACCAGCCTGCGGGGCCGGATCCTGCGCAACCATCTGCGGCGTTCGGGCAGCTCGACGCTGCGCCGTACATTGGCCGGACTGCTTGTCTCCGAGGGTTACCGGACGACCTGGACCGACCGGGTTGTCCTGGTCGCCGAGGATGAGGCGCGCCTGACCGCCTGGATGTCCGCGCACCTGCGCCTGACCTGGGCGGAGGACGCGGAGCCGGCGACTATCGAGGCCGAACTTGTCCGGCGTGTGCACCCGCCGTTGAACGTGCACGGCGTAGATCCCGAGCACATCCAGGCGGCCGTGGTCGCCGCCAAGAACTCGTACAACGCCAGCAGCCACCCCGTCGAGCCTTCGCGGACGCCGTAA
- a CDS encoding GNAT family N-acetyltransferase, with product MDITTAERRLHDRGRLAFAAAASAGLPGYFRAFEVNGLLGLLTTSPGLEFLNSVSGVTEDSLDAVPDVLAAFASAGAPSPVLTVVEPTAALGEQLRRLGFVPSGPRPAAVADLSARHGGTMRGGGELRVSEAKGNDELQLFLDILTAGYAAPASLTKYLVIEHSAAELRRFLAWQGDEPVAAAAMSLHGDVAVLGGAATLPAARGTGAQLALLHHRLHRAAHAGYTAATASAAPDSPSFRNLIRAGFASWSRVGWRSLPAERVRAN from the coding sequence GTGGACATCACAACGGCAGAGCGTCGCCTGCACGACCGCGGTCGGTTGGCCTTCGCCGCTGCCGCGTCGGCGGGACTGCCAGGGTACTTTCGTGCCTTCGAGGTCAATGGCCTGCTCGGGTTGCTAACCACCTCACCGGGTCTGGAGTTTCTCAACTCGGTGTCGGGGGTCACCGAAGATTCTCTCGACGCGGTGCCCGACGTCCTGGCGGCCTTCGCATCAGCCGGCGCACCGTCACCGGTGCTGACCGTCGTTGAGCCGACGGCGGCGCTGGGCGAACAGCTTCGTCGGTTGGGTTTCGTGCCCTCGGGTCCACGGCCGGCCGCGGTTGCCGACCTGTCCGCACGCCACGGTGGGACCATGCGCGGCGGCGGTGAGCTTCGGGTCAGTGAAGCAAAGGGCAACGACGAACTGCAGCTCTTCCTCGATATCCTCACGGCCGGCTACGCCGCCCCTGCCTCACTCACCAAATACCTGGTGATCGAGCACTCCGCCGCTGAACTGCGACGATTCCTTGCGTGGCAGGGGGACGAGCCGGTGGCTGCCGCGGCCATGTCGCTGCACGGCGATGTGGCGGTGCTCGGCGGGGCCGCGACGCTACCCGCCGCGCGCGGTACGGGCGCGCAGCTCGCACTGCTGCACCATCGACTCCACCGTGCGGCCCATGCCGGATACACCGCCGCCACGGCGAGCGCTGCCCCAGACTCGCCAAGTTTTCGCAACCTCATCCGGGCAGGTTTTGCCAGCTGGTCCCGAGTTGGCTGGCGCAGCCTACCGGCCGAGCGGGTACGGGCCAACTGA
- a CDS encoding UdgX family uracil-DNA binding protein (This protein belongs to the uracil DNA glycosylase superfamily, members of which act in excision repair of DNA. However, it belongs more specifically to UdgX branch, whose founding member was found to bind uracil in DNA (where it does not belong), without cleaving it, appears to promote DNA repair by a pathway involving RecA, rather than base excision.): MAGAQQFVPAAADIAGLRAAAADCRGCDLFRDTTQTVFGRGDESARIVLVGEQPGDVEDRKGLPFVGPAGHLLRRAVDDAGLHPGELYITNAVKHFKHRATGPGKRRIHQTPTRVEVQACRPWLVAEFSRLRPAAVVALGATAAQALLGPDFRITRSRGKVFDWPASAEVPAEFPAHDHAFVVATAHPSAVLRADNREIAYAALVDDLRVVKRELDLA; this comes from the coding sequence ATGGCCGGGGCGCAGCAGTTCGTACCGGCGGCGGCGGACATCGCCGGACTACGGGCAGCCGCCGCCGACTGCCGCGGCTGCGACCTGTTCCGGGACACCACTCAGACCGTCTTCGGGCGCGGCGACGAGTCGGCTCGGATCGTGCTGGTCGGGGAGCAGCCGGGGGATGTGGAGGACCGCAAGGGGTTGCCGTTCGTCGGTCCGGCCGGGCATCTGTTGCGCCGGGCGGTCGACGACGCCGGGCTGCACCCCGGTGAGCTCTACATCACCAACGCGGTGAAGCATTTCAAACATCGGGCCACCGGTCCGGGCAAGCGTCGCATCCACCAGACCCCGACCCGGGTCGAGGTCCAGGCCTGCCGGCCGTGGCTGGTCGCCGAGTTCTCCCGGCTGCGCCCGGCCGCGGTGGTGGCGCTCGGCGCGACCGCGGCGCAGGCGCTGCTCGGCCCCGACTTCCGGATCACCCGGTCCCGCGGGAAGGTGTTCGACTGGCCGGCCAGCGCCGAGGTCCCGGCGGAGTTCCCGGCGCACGACCATGCCTTTGTGGTGGCGACGGCGCACCCGTCGGCGGTGCTGCGGGCCGACAACCGGGAGATCGCCTACGCCGCGCTCGTCGACGATCTGCGGGTGGTGAAGCGGGAACTCGACCTGGCGTAA
- a CDS encoding aminotransferase class I/II-fold pyridoxal phosphate-dependent enzyme, with protein MAEQYHPTGRTAAEIAASIEAGVRDGALASGASLPPVRGLAADLGVSPATVAAAYRSLRQRGVVETAGRHGTRVRPRPPVVGDRAARRLPVPPGAWDLSSGGPDGRLLPDLSGPLSRLAARPGPAGSYPEAGTVPELADLARQRLAADGVPLTGADLIITGGALDGIERLLTAHLNAGDRVAVEDPGWANLLDLVAALGLVAVPLPMDNHGPTGPGLQRALAAGARAVIVTTRAHNPTGVAVTQDRAAELRPLLANHPEVLLVEDDHAAELAGVPLHPLAGAAPRWAFVRSTSKPYGPDLRLAVVAGDAATVGRVAGRIRAGAGWVSTVLQRLVVELWRDPDVAQLIAGAEQTYRRRREALCRALTEHGLAGHGDTGINVWAPVTDETRTVTALREAGYAVAPGALFRQAAGPGIRITVSSLPEAQIPALARAVAAAEERTVGRGHSV; from the coding sequence GTGGCAGAACAATATCACCCCACTGGTCGCACCGCCGCCGAGATTGCGGCCAGCATCGAGGCCGGAGTACGCGACGGCGCGCTCGCCAGCGGCGCGAGCCTGCCGCCGGTCCGCGGACTCGCGGCCGACCTCGGCGTGAGCCCGGCGACCGTCGCCGCCGCCTACCGGAGCCTGCGGCAGCGCGGCGTGGTCGAGACCGCCGGCCGGCACGGCACCCGGGTCCGCCCGCGCCCCCCGGTGGTCGGCGACCGGGCGGCCCGCCGGCTCCCGGTGCCGCCCGGCGCCTGGGACCTCTCCTCGGGCGGACCGGACGGGCGGCTGCTGCCCGACCTGTCCGGCCCATTGAGCCGGCTGGCCGCCCGGCCCGGCCCGGCCGGCTCGTACCCGGAGGCGGGCACCGTGCCGGAGCTGGCCGACCTGGCCCGGCAGCGACTCGCCGCGGACGGGGTGCCGTTGACCGGCGCCGACCTGATCATCACGGGTGGGGCGCTGGACGGCATCGAACGGCTGCTCACCGCCCATCTCAACGCCGGCGACCGGGTGGCGGTCGAAGACCCCGGCTGGGCCAACCTGCTCGACCTGGTCGCCGCCCTCGGGCTGGTAGCGGTGCCGCTGCCGATGGACAACCACGGCCCGACCGGGCCGGGACTGCAGCGGGCACTGGCCGCCGGCGCGCGGGCGGTAATCGTCACCACCCGCGCACACAACCCGACCGGGGTCGCGGTGACCCAGGATCGGGCGGCCGAACTTCGCCCGCTGCTCGCGAACCACCCGGAGGTGTTGCTGGTCGAGGATGACCACGCCGCGGAGCTCGCGGGAGTGCCGCTGCACCCGTTGGCCGGGGCGGCGCCCCGGTGGGCGTTCGTCCGGTCAACCTCCAAACCGTACGGTCCGGACCTGCGGCTGGCGGTGGTCGCCGGCGATGCGGCGACGGTCGGCCGGGTCGCCGGCCGGATCCGGGCCGGGGCTGGCTGGGTCTCCACTGTGCTGCAACGATTGGTGGTGGAGCTGTGGCGAGACCCGGATGTGGCGCAGCTGATCGCCGGCGCGGAGCAGACCTACCGTCGCCGCCGCGAAGCCCTGTGCCGGGCGCTGACCGAACACGGGCTGGCCGGGCACGGCGACACCGGCATCAACGTCTGGGCGCCGGTGACCGACGAGACCCGGACCGTGACCGCGCTCCGGGAGGCCGGGTACGCGGTGGCGCCGGGGGCGCTGTTTCGGCAGGCCGCCGGCCCAGGCATCCGGATCACCGTCAGCTCGCTGCCGGAGGCGCAGATCCCGGCGCTGGCCCGCGCGGTCGCGGCGGCCGAGGAGCGCACCGTGGGGAGGGGCCACAGTGTCTGA
- a CDS encoding pyridoxamine 5'-phosphate oxidase family protein, whose product MPATAYPRTDRSTATRARDRMSYDRAAIHAVIDEAYHCHLAFVVDGEPRLLPTLHIRVGETLYLHGSTGSYLMLAARGDGLPVSVAITHLDALILARSQVHHSANYRSVVAHGTARLVADPATKRRVLDALLERIATGRSQDSRPPTDAELAATAVLGLPLAEASLRARTGGVVDDEADLDLPHWAGVVPVSTTLGRPEPAPGVVLPPPLLSGPA is encoded by the coding sequence ATGCCAGCCACCGCCTACCCCCGCACCGACCGTTCCACCGCCACCCGGGCCCGCGACCGGATGAGCTACGACCGAGCCGCCATTCACGCGGTGATTGACGAGGCGTACCACTGCCACCTCGCCTTCGTCGTCGACGGCGAGCCGCGGCTGCTTCCCACCCTGCACATCCGGGTCGGCGAGACGCTGTATCTGCACGGTTCGACCGGCAGCTATCTGATGCTCGCCGCCCGCGGCGACGGGCTGCCGGTCAGCGTCGCTATTACCCACCTGGACGCGCTGATTCTCGCCCGCAGCCAGGTTCACCACAGCGCCAACTACCGTTCGGTGGTCGCGCACGGCACCGCCCGGCTCGTGGCCGACCCGGCCACCAAGCGGCGAGTCCTCGACGCGCTGCTGGAACGGATCGCCACCGGCCGCAGCCAGGACAGCCGGCCACCGACCGACGCCGAACTCGCCGCCACCGCCGTACTCGGGTTGCCGCTGGCCGAGGCGTCGCTGCGCGCCCGCACCGGTGGGGTCGTCGACGACGAGGCTGACCTGGACCTGCCGCACTGGGCCGGAGTCGTGCCGGTGTCCACCACCCTCGGCCGACCCGAACCGGCGCCCGGGGTAGTGCTGCCGCCGCCGCTGCTCAGCGGACCGGCGTAA